From one Micromonospora siamensis genomic stretch:
- a CDS encoding alpha/beta fold hydrolase domain-containing protein, with protein sequence MRPAGTRFALLLALAALLPALEAAILAALHFRAALGLAPQLTAVRPYASYHDLRWVLVYHNSWPGFVAEFLAATALRGLLSSALVALAWPAGVDRPAGRWLVRRNLEVALLSNLVISPWAALSVAAAGVALSWYLFASLLPLIFLAPFLQRGGVVDHWWRGLPSTELVGWSLLNVVVLTLAGAVTSAGAGWWAVPVAMLAGAANGLLWQRTVRAAVLPSRVRWRRVPVTPVAFLLALLMPLAAQGVIGITAGGSGEWRPPVFSQNLPERVAHAVIALAGYDSTYDGRPAADPRVERYSYRGLDGQDRPLPYQSVDTHQSLGRSAELLSAHVDALHRRTGLPVALIGQSEGAMVARTYLELRPRSPVDTVLLFSPLVRPGRAYYPPAAATSGWGLAAGWELRGLFAATNLVRRVRDDPDEPFVRSILDNAPFYRTRMLCPVPGVVMVAFLPTVTAAEAPPGEYSGIPVFQVPAFHGGVIGRTVAQERLIEALSGERAVRLRRPEYAPLQRLAAAWQAPPLPLSVNPAWSKAPYEDPAFTGRVCRRR encoded by the coding sequence GTGCGACCGGCCGGGACGCGCTTCGCCCTGCTGCTGGCGCTGGCCGCCCTGCTGCCCGCGCTGGAGGCGGCGATCCTGGCCGCCCTGCACTTCCGGGCGGCGCTGGGCCTGGCGCCGCAGCTCACCGCCGTGCGCCCGTACGCCTCGTACCACGACCTGCGCTGGGTGCTGGTCTACCACAACTCCTGGCCCGGGTTCGTGGCCGAGTTCCTGGCGGCCACCGCGCTGCGCGGGCTGCTCTCCTCGGCGCTGGTGGCGCTGGCCTGGCCGGCCGGGGTGGACCGGCCCGCGGGGCGCTGGCTGGTCCGGCGCAACCTCGAGGTCGCGCTCCTGTCCAACCTGGTGATCTCACCCTGGGCGGCGCTCTCCGTGGCCGCCGCGGGGGTCGCGCTCTCCTGGTACCTGTTCGCCTCGCTGCTGCCGTTGATCTTCCTGGCCCCGTTCCTGCAGCGGGGCGGAGTGGTGGACCACTGGTGGCGTGGGCTGCCCTCGACCGAGCTGGTCGGCTGGTCGCTGCTCAACGTCGTGGTCCTCACCCTGGCCGGGGCGGTCACCTCGGCGGGCGCCGGCTGGTGGGCGGTTCCGGTGGCGATGCTGGCCGGTGCGGCCAACGGGTTGCTGTGGCAGCGGACGGTGCGCGCCGCCGTCCTGCCGTCGCGGGTGCGGTGGCGGCGGGTGCCGGTCACCCCGGTGGCGTTCCTGCTGGCGCTGCTGATGCCGCTGGCCGCGCAGGGGGTCATCGGCATCACCGCCGGTGGTTCCGGTGAGTGGCGCCCACCGGTGTTCAGCCAGAACCTGCCCGAGCGGGTGGCCCACGCGGTGATCGCCCTGGCCGGCTACGACTCCACCTACGACGGCCGCCCGGCGGCGGATCCGCGGGTGGAGCGCTACTCCTACCGGGGCCTGGACGGGCAGGACCGGCCGTTGCCGTACCAGAGCGTCGACACCCACCAGTCGCTCGGGCGCAGCGCCGAGCTGCTCTCCGCACACGTCGACGCCCTGCACCGGCGGACCGGCCTGCCGGTGGCGCTGATCGGGCAGAGCGAGGGCGCCATGGTGGCCCGCACGTACCTGGAGCTGCGACCCCGGTCGCCGGTGGACACGGTGCTGCTGTTCAGCCCGCTGGTCCGGCCGGGCCGGGCGTACTACCCACCCGCTGCGGCGACCAGCGGGTGGGGTCTGGCCGCCGGGTGGGAGCTGCGCGGCCTCTTCGCGGCGACCAACCTCGTACGCCGGGTGAGGGACGACCCCGACGAGCCGTTCGTCCGGTCGATCCTCGACAACGCGCCGTTCTACCGCACCCGGATGCTCTGCCCGGTGCCCGGGGTGGTCATGGTGGCCTTCCTGCCGACCGTGACCGCGGCGGAGGCGCCACCGGGGGAGTACAGCGGCATCCCGGTCTTCCAGGTGCCCGCCTTCCACGGCGGGGTGATCGGTCGTACCGTCGCCCAGGAACGGCTGATCGAGGCGCTCTCGGGGGAACGGGCGGTACGGCTGCGGCGGCCCGAGTACGCCCCGCTCCAGCGGTTGGCGGCGGCCTGGCAGGCGCCGCCGCTCCCGCTGTCGGTGAATCCGGCCTGGTCGAAGGCCCCGTACGAGGATCCGGCGTTCACCGGTCGGGTCTGCCGGCGCCGGTGA
- a CDS encoding DUF7144 family membrane protein, with amino-acid sequence MARRRLPDGAPVGRFAVPRRPALLAGALVATAGLADVLSYLGLETVNPYVVMTGQGMVELRTTGWTRAHLLAGVAVLLTGLLLATGRTWAVLAGLGVVTGAIALDAMFLPFDPLHGVLALGLHLGAVTILLRNRGAPARRPG; translated from the coding sequence ATGGCGAGGCGGCGGCTCCCCGACGGCGCGCCCGTCGGCCGGTTCGCGGTCCCCCGCCGGCCGGCGCTGCTCGCCGGGGCGCTGGTGGCCACGGCCGGCCTCGCCGACGTGCTCAGCTACCTCGGGCTGGAAACCGTCAACCCGTACGTGGTGATGACCGGCCAGGGCATGGTGGAGCTGCGGACGACCGGCTGGACCCGGGCGCACCTCCTCGCCGGGGTGGCCGTCCTGCTCACCGGGCTGCTGCTCGCCACCGGCCGGACCTGGGCGGTGCTGGCCGGCCTCGGCGTGGTCACCGGCGCGATCGCCCTCGACGCGATGTTCCTGCCGTTCGACCCGCTGCACGGCGTGCTCGCCCTCGGGCTGCACCTGGGCGCCGTCACGATCCTGCTCCGCAACCGGGGCGCTCCCGCACGGCGCCCCGGATGA
- a CDS encoding pyrimidine reductase family protein, which translates to MSVGIPIVRAWPQPDGAPLTDPELTALYGRAGRPHLRVNFVSSLDGAVTLDGYSEGLSGEPDKRVFGLLRMLCDGLLVAAGTLRHEGYRAVRLNEQRRAWRREHGLTEYPTLVVVSGSLDLDPAQACFADAPVRPIVLTRDDAEPPAGLTDVADLVRCGADVDLAAGLAELRRRGLAELLCEGGPHLFGALTAADLVDELCLTVAPLLAGAGPGRITAGDASAPRQLGLRHVLAAADGVLMLRHTRGDRVPSAGSAPAA; encoded by the coding sequence ATGAGCGTCGGAATCCCGATCGTCCGGGCCTGGCCGCAGCCCGACGGGGCGCCGCTGACCGACCCGGAGCTGACCGCGCTCTACGGCCGGGCCGGGCGCCCCCACCTGCGGGTCAACTTCGTGTCCAGTCTCGACGGCGCGGTCACCCTCGACGGCTATTCCGAAGGACTCTCCGGCGAGCCGGACAAGCGCGTCTTCGGCCTGCTGCGGATGCTCTGCGACGGGCTGCTGGTGGCCGCCGGCACCCTGCGGCACGAGGGCTACCGGGCCGTACGGCTCAACGAGCAGCGCCGTGCCTGGCGGCGCGAGCACGGGCTGACCGAATATCCCACCCTGGTCGTGGTCTCCGGATCACTGGATCTCGACCCGGCCCAGGCGTGCTTCGCCGACGCGCCGGTCCGGCCGATCGTGCTCACCCGCGACGACGCCGAACCGCCTGCCGGGCTGACCGACGTCGCCGACCTGGTCCGCTGCGGCGCCGACGTCGACCTCGCCGCCGGGCTGGCCGAGCTGCGCCGGCGCGGCCTCGCCGAACTGCTCTGCGAGGGCGGCCCGCACCTGTTCGGCGCGCTCACCGCCGCCGACCTGGTCGACGAGCTCTGCCTCACCGTCGCCCCCCTGCTGGCCGGCGCCGGGCCGGGGCGGATCACCGCCGGGGACGCCAGTGCACCCCGGCAGCTGGGCCTGCGGCACGTGCTGGCCGCCGCGGACGGTGTGCTGATGCTGCGCCACACCCGTGGGGACCGGGTGCCGTCCGCCGGATCCGCCCCGGCCGCCTGA
- a CDS encoding plasmid pRiA4b ORF-3 family protein — protein sequence MPRQIFQLKVSLAGVRPPVWRRVLVPGGFTLDRLHRVVQYAMGWRDCHLHCFEIDGVAYGEPDPDGELALRDELDVRLDAVAGKGSRLHYTYDFGDWWEHDLLVEDVVAADPEQRYPSCSDGARACPPEEVGGPAGYLRLLAASTDPGHPEHDRLRDWAGERFDPEAFDAGRVSTLLRRLC from the coding sequence ATGCCGCGTCAGATCTTCCAGCTGAAGGTGTCCCTGGCCGGCGTGCGCCCGCCGGTGTGGCGGCGGGTGCTGGTGCCCGGCGGCTTCACCCTGGACCGGCTGCACCGGGTGGTGCAGTACGCGATGGGCTGGCGGGACTGTCACCTGCACTGCTTCGAGATCGACGGGGTCGCGTACGGCGAACCGGACCCCGACGGTGAGCTGGCGCTCCGGGACGAGTTGGACGTCCGGCTCGACGCGGTGGCGGGCAAGGGCAGCCGGTTGCACTACACCTATGACTTCGGTGACTGGTGGGAGCACGACCTGCTGGTCGAGGACGTGGTCGCGGCGGACCCGGAGCAGCGCTACCCGTCCTGCTCGGACGGCGCGCGGGCGTGCCCGCCCGAGGAGGTCGGCGGGCCGGCCGGTTACCTGCGGCTGCTGGCCGCGTCGACCGATCCCGGGCATCCGGAGCACGACCGGCTGCGTGACTGGGCGGGGGAGCGGTTCGACCCGGAGGCCTTCGACGCCGGCCGGGTGAGCACACTGCTGCGTCGCCTCTGCTGA
- a CDS encoding ABC transporter substrate-binding protein, translating into MSVPIRRRRFAAIALASVAVLATATACGDDSSDSGSSSDGPVNLVVDVFGDQGFGYDELYKQYEAEHPNVKITERGKGLGLGDYNTRLTQQITAGAGAGDIVALEEGTIVQFYAQADKFVNLADHGANDLKGNFLPWKWEQGSTPDGKVLGLGTDVGSMAVCYRSDLFKAAGLPTDREKVGELWPTWDQFIATGQKFATADKKHKFVDSATNFYNVVLMQTAGQGTGYTYFDKSNKLVIGENPDVQSSFNLTTKMVSAGLSNNLKSFSNEWNAGFKNATFATIACPAWMTGVIKGQAGDAAAGKWDVAKAPGNGGNWGGSFLAVPKSSKHAKEAAELAKFLTSAKGQTEAFKKVGNLPSSPQALADPAVVDSTNEYFSNAPVGKIFGTGASDLKPVYLGPKNQAVRDAVENALRSVEQGKAADAAWQDALRNGQAAGK; encoded by the coding sequence ATGAGCGTCCCAATCCGTCGCCGGCGGTTCGCGGCCATCGCGCTCGCATCCGTCGCGGTGCTCGCCACCGCCACCGCCTGCGGCGACGACTCGTCGGACAGCGGCAGCAGCAGTGACGGCCCGGTGAACCTGGTCGTCGACGTCTTCGGCGACCAGGGCTTCGGCTACGACGAGCTCTACAAGCAGTACGAGGCCGAGCACCCGAACGTCAAGATCACCGAGCGCGGCAAGGGGCTCGGCCTCGGCGACTACAACACCCGGCTGACCCAGCAGATCACCGCCGGCGCCGGTGCCGGTGACATCGTCGCCCTCGAGGAGGGCACGATCGTCCAGTTCTACGCCCAGGCCGACAAGTTCGTGAACCTGGCCGACCACGGCGCGAACGACCTGAAGGGCAACTTCCTGCCCTGGAAGTGGGAGCAGGGCTCGACCCCGGACGGCAAGGTGCTCGGCCTCGGCACCGACGTCGGCTCGATGGCGGTCTGCTACCGCAGCGACCTGTTCAAGGCCGCCGGTCTGCCCACCGACCGGGAGAAGGTCGGCGAGCTCTGGCCCACCTGGGACCAGTTCATCGCCACCGGGCAGAAGTTCGCCACTGCCGACAAGAAGCACAAGTTCGTCGACTCGGCGACCAACTTCTACAACGTGGTGCTGATGCAGACCGCGGGCCAGGGCACCGGCTACACCTACTTCGACAAGAGCAACAAGCTGGTGATCGGCGAGAACCCGGACGTGCAGTCGTCGTTCAACCTGACCACCAAGATGGTCAGCGCGGGGCTGTCCAACAACCTGAAGTCCTTCTCCAACGAGTGGAACGCCGGGTTCAAGAACGCCACCTTCGCCACCATCGCCTGCCCGGCCTGGATGACCGGTGTCATCAAGGGGCAGGCCGGTGACGCGGCGGCCGGCAAGTGGGACGTGGCCAAGGCGCCGGGCAACGGCGGCAACTGGGGCGGCTCCTTCCTGGCGGTGCCGAAGTCGAGCAAGCACGCCAAGGAGGCCGCCGAGCTGGCGAAGTTCCTGACCAGCGCCAAGGGGCAGACCGAGGCGTTCAAGAAGGTCGGGAACCTGCCGTCCTCGCCGCAGGCGCTGGCCGACCCGGCGGTCGTCGACTCGACCAACGAGTACTTCTCCAACGCCCCCGTCGGCAAGATCTTCGGCACCGGCGCCAGCGACCTGAAGCCGGTCTACCTGGGCCCGAAGAACCAGGCGGTGCGGGACGCGGTCGAGAACGCGCTGCGCAGTGTGGAGCAGGGCAAGGCGGCGGACGCCGCCTGGCAGGACGCGCTGCGCAACGGCCAGGCGGCGGGCAAGTAG
- a CDS encoding carbohydrate ABC transporter permease codes for MSFPLDTAAPPGPARPPETPAAHRRRPVGRTLNRLDVRYTPYLFVLPFFVIFAIFGLYPIAYTFWIALTDRSPLNSTISFVGLDNFVELLTDDPQFWNAVLNTFGMFALSTVPQLLLALVLANALNRKLRAQTFFRMAIAMPIITSTAVVALIFSMIYAKEFGLVNWVLDTVGLDPIDWRANRFASWFAISTMVDWRWVGYNALIYLAAMQSISKDVYEAASLDGASRRRQFWSITIPQLRPTIIFTLIISTIGGLQLFTEPLMFTSGAGALSGGTEGQFQTITMYLLDVMNQRFRWGYAGAVALVLFFLIALMSTVNYLLARRISSDK; via the coding sequence ATGAGCTTCCCGCTCGACACCGCCGCCCCACCCGGCCCCGCCCGGCCACCGGAGACCCCCGCGGCACACCGGCGCCGTCCGGTCGGCCGCACGCTCAACCGACTCGACGTCAGGTACACCCCCTACCTGTTCGTCCTGCCGTTCTTCGTCATCTTCGCGATCTTCGGCCTCTACCCGATCGCCTACACGTTCTGGATCGCGCTGACCGACCGTTCGCCGCTCAACTCCACGATCAGCTTCGTCGGCCTGGACAACTTCGTCGAGCTGCTCACCGACGACCCCCAGTTCTGGAACGCGGTGCTGAACACCTTCGGGATGTTCGCCCTCTCCACCGTGCCGCAGCTGCTCCTGGCGCTGGTGCTGGCCAACGCGCTGAACCGGAAGCTGCGCGCCCAGACGTTCTTCCGGATGGCCATCGCCATGCCGATCATCACCTCCACCGCCGTCGTGGCGCTGATCTTCTCGATGATCTACGCCAAGGAGTTCGGGCTCGTCAACTGGGTGCTCGACACCGTCGGCCTGGATCCGATCGACTGGCGGGCGAACCGCTTCGCCTCCTGGTTCGCCATCTCCACCATGGTCGACTGGCGGTGGGTGGGCTACAACGCCCTGATCTACCTCGCCGCCATGCAGTCGATCAGCAAGGACGTGTACGAGGCGGCGTCGCTCGACGGTGCCTCCCGCCGCCGCCAGTTCTGGTCGATCACCATCCCGCAGCTCCGCCCGACGATCATCTTCACGCTGATCATCTCCACCATCGGCGGACTGCAACTCTTCACCGAGCCGTTGATGTTCACCAGCGGCGCCGGCGCCCTCAGCGGTGGCACGGAGGGGCAGTTCCAGACCATCACCATGTACCTGCTCGACGTGATGAACCAGCGCTTCCGCTGGGGGTACGCCGGCGCGGTCGCGCTCGTGCTGTTCTTCCTCATCGCGCTGATGTCGACGGTGAACTACCTGCTGGCCCGCCGGATCAGCTCGGACAAGTGA
- a CDS encoding carbohydrate ABC transporter permease has product MTTTTLRPPVRPPAGPARTAHRADKLWKATPLTWFGLVLGVILSLFPFYWMIVIASRTNDAANSWPPPFLPGGKLGENVQRVLANGDANIVKGLLNSFLVSGTITVATVFFGSLAGFAFAKLRFRGKNALLLVILTSMMVPIQLGVLPLYILMAKLEWLNTMPSVTVPFLIGGFGIFMMRQYAEQAVPNELIEAARVDGCSTWRVYWHVVAPALRPAAAVLGLLTFMEQWNQFFWPFVVLADPANPTVQISLRSLNTAYFADNSQIFAGTLIATLPLFIVFVLFGRQIIGGIMEGAVKS; this is encoded by the coding sequence ATGACGACCACCACGCTCCGCCCGCCCGTACGTCCGCCGGCCGGACCGGCCCGGACCGCGCACCGGGCCGACAAGCTCTGGAAGGCCACCCCGCTGACCTGGTTCGGCCTCGTCCTCGGGGTGATCCTCTCGCTCTTCCCGTTCTACTGGATGATCGTGATCGCCTCGCGGACCAACGACGCCGCGAACTCGTGGCCGCCGCCCTTCCTGCCCGGCGGCAAGCTCGGCGAGAACGTCCAGCGGGTCCTCGCCAACGGCGACGCCAACATCGTCAAGGGTCTGCTGAACTCGTTCCTGGTCTCCGGCACGATCACCGTGGCCACCGTCTTCTTCGGCTCGCTGGCCGGCTTCGCCTTCGCCAAGCTGCGCTTCCGGGGCAAGAACGCGCTGCTGCTGGTCATCCTGACGTCGATGATGGTGCCGATCCAGCTGGGCGTGCTGCCGCTGTACATCCTGATGGCCAAGCTGGAGTGGCTGAACACCATGCCGTCGGTCACCGTGCCGTTCCTGATCGGCGGCTTCGGCATCTTCATGATGCGCCAGTACGCCGAGCAGGCCGTGCCGAACGAGCTGATCGAGGCGGCCCGGGTCGACGGCTGCTCCACCTGGCGGGTGTACTGGCACGTGGTGGCGCCGGCCCTGCGCCCCGCCGCCGCGGTACTCGGCCTACTGACCTTCATGGAGCAGTGGAACCAGTTCTTCTGGCCGTTCGTGGTGCTGGCCGACCCGGCCAACCCGACCGTGCAGATCTCGCTGCGCAGCCTGAACACCGCCTACTTCGCCGACAACTCGCAGATCTTCGCCGGTACGTTGATCGCCACCCTGCCCCTGTTCATCGTCTTCGTCCTGTTCGGCCGCCAGATCATCGGCGGCATCATGGAAGGTGCCGTGAAGTCTTGA
- a CDS encoding GH1 family beta-glucosidase, with amino-acid sequence MSNPESPHGVDVLDQGPALQFPPGFLWGAATAAYQIEGAATEDGRTPSIWDTFSHTPGRTVAGHTGDVACDHYHRMPDDVRLMAELGLKSYRFSVSWPRVQPGGSGPANQRGLDFYRRLVDELLANGIEPWLTLYHWDLPQPLEDAGGWPARDTAGRFADYAELVADALGDRVTYWTTLNEPWCSAFLGYGSGVHAPGRTDGADAVRAGHHLMLGHGLAVRALRASRPTAQLGVTVNLYPVDPATDAPADADAARRIDGLMNRFFLDPILRGSYPADLRADLRQVTDFGHVRDGDLPIISSPLDLVGVNYYSRHVVAAAEPGAVPDPTPSCWPGSEDVRFVERGFPVTDMQWEIDAPGLQETLQRVHRDYTDLPIYVTENGSAFVDTVVDDSVDDTDRLAYFDGHLRAAHAAIEAGVPLKGYFAWSLLDNFEWSWGYTKRFGMVRVDYDNQARIPKSSARWYAEVIRRNGLAAQ; translated from the coding sequence TTGAGCAATCCGGAGAGCCCGCACGGTGTCGACGTCCTCGACCAGGGCCCGGCGCTGCAGTTCCCGCCCGGCTTCCTCTGGGGGGCGGCCACCGCCGCGTACCAGATCGAGGGGGCGGCGACCGAGGACGGCCGGACCCCGTCGATCTGGGACACGTTCAGCCACACCCCGGGCCGCACCGTGGCCGGGCACACCGGCGACGTGGCCTGCGACCACTACCACCGGATGCCCGACGACGTGCGGCTGATGGCCGAGCTGGGGCTGAAGTCGTACCGGTTCTCGGTCTCCTGGCCCCGGGTGCAGCCCGGCGGTTCCGGCCCGGCCAACCAGCGCGGCCTGGACTTCTACCGCCGCCTGGTGGACGAGCTGCTGGCCAACGGCATCGAGCCGTGGCTGACCCTCTACCACTGGGACCTGCCGCAGCCGTTGGAGGACGCCGGCGGCTGGCCGGCCCGGGACACCGCGGGCCGGTTCGCCGACTACGCCGAGCTGGTCGCCGACGCGCTCGGCGACCGGGTGACCTACTGGACCACGCTGAACGAGCCATGGTGCTCGGCCTTCCTCGGCTACGGCTCCGGCGTGCACGCGCCGGGACGCACCGACGGGGCCGACGCCGTCCGGGCCGGGCACCACCTGATGCTCGGTCACGGGCTGGCCGTCCGGGCGCTGCGGGCGTCCCGCCCCACCGCGCAGCTCGGGGTGACGGTCAACCTCTATCCGGTCGACCCGGCCACCGACGCCCCCGCCGACGCCGACGCGGCCCGCCGGATCGACGGCCTGATGAACCGGTTCTTCCTGGACCCGATCCTGCGCGGGTCGTACCCGGCGGACCTGCGCGCCGACCTGCGGCAGGTCACCGACTTCGGGCACGTCCGCGACGGCGACCTGCCGATCATCTCCAGCCCGCTGGACCTGGTCGGGGTCAACTACTACAGCCGGCACGTGGTGGCCGCGGCGGAGCCGGGGGCGGTGCCCGACCCGACGCCGTCCTGCTGGCCCGGCAGCGAGGACGTCCGCTTCGTCGAGCGGGGCTTCCCGGTCACCGACATGCAGTGGGAGATCGACGCCCCGGGGCTGCAGGAGACCCTCCAGCGGGTGCACCGGGACTACACCGACCTGCCGATCTACGTCACCGAGAACGGCTCGGCCTTCGTCGACACGGTGGTCGACGACTCCGTCGACGACACCGACCGGCTGGCGTACTTCGACGGGCACCTGCGCGCCGCGCACGCCGCCATCGAGGCCGGGGTGCCGCTGAAGGGCTACTTCGCCTGGTCGTTGCTGGACAACTTCGAGTGGTCCTGGGGCTACACCAAGCGCTTCGGAATGGTCCGCGTCGACTACGACAATCAGGCACGAATCCCCAAGTCCAGCGCCCGGTGGTACGCCGAGGTGATCCGACGCAACGGTCTGGCCGCACAATAG
- a CDS encoding LacI family DNA-binding transcriptional regulator, producing MTTQRTRSLGRPTLDAVAARAGVGRGTVSRVVNGSPQVSPEARAAVQQAINELGYVPNRAARALVTQRTDSVALVVSESGERVFTEPFFAGIVRGVSSGLLETPMQLWLAMVQSPIERERVEHHLTNQHVDGVLLLSLHDSDPLPTLLEERGLPTVLGGRPARMLQPGAQPAYYVDMDNVGGARQAVEHLFARGRRRIATIAGPQDMGAGLARLSGYQEAVKAAGASVDPDLIAYGDFSEGSGTACMRRLLELRPDLDAVFAASDLMAFGALRTLREFGRRVPEDVAVIGFDDAPIARQAEPPLTTVFQPVEEMGRQMARLLVARIRGDDLPAEQILLDTKLVHRASA from the coding sequence ATGACAACGCAGCGCACCCGCTCGCTCGGGCGCCCGACCCTCGACGCGGTCGCCGCCCGCGCGGGCGTCGGGCGCGGCACGGTTTCCCGTGTGGTCAACGGCTCGCCGCAGGTCAGCCCGGAGGCCCGGGCCGCCGTGCAGCAGGCCATCAACGAGCTCGGGTACGTCCCGAACCGAGCCGCCCGGGCGCTGGTCACCCAGCGGACCGACTCGGTGGCGCTGGTGGTCTCCGAGTCCGGTGAGCGGGTCTTCACCGAGCCGTTCTTCGCCGGCATCGTCCGCGGTGTCAGCTCCGGGCTGCTGGAGACCCCGATGCAGCTCTGGCTGGCCATGGTGCAGTCGCCCATCGAGCGGGAACGCGTCGAGCACCACCTGACCAACCAGCACGTCGACGGGGTGCTGCTGCTGTCGCTGCACGACTCGGACCCGCTGCCCACCCTGCTGGAGGAGCGCGGGCTGCCCACCGTGCTCGGCGGCCGGCCGGCCCGGATGCTGCAACCGGGCGCCCAGCCGGCGTACTACGTCGACATGGACAACGTCGGCGGCGCCCGGCAGGCGGTGGAGCACCTCTTCGCCCGCGGCCGCCGACGGATCGCCACCATCGCCGGCCCGCAGGACATGGGTGCCGGCCTGGCCCGGCTCTCCGGCTACCAGGAGGCCGTGAAGGCCGCCGGCGCCTCGGTGGACCCGGACCTGATCGCGTACGGCGACTTCAGCGAGGGCAGCGGGACGGCCTGCATGCGCCGGCTGCTGGAGCTGCGGCCGGACCTGGACGCGGTCTTCGCCGCCTCCGACCTGATGGCCTTCGGTGCGCTGCGCACGCTGCGCGAGTTCGGCCGCCGGGTGCCCGAGGACGTGGCCGTGATCGGCTTCGACGACGCGCCCATCGCCCGGCAGGCCGAGCCGCCGCTGACCACCGTCTTCCAGCCGGTGGAGGAGATGGGCCGGCAGATGGCCCGGCTGCTGGTGGCCCGGATCCGCGGCGACGACCTGCCCGCCGAGCAGATCCTGCTGGACACCAAGCTCGTCCACCGCGCCTCCGCCTGA
- a CDS encoding phosphotransferase family protein — protein MTDPAVDAFRPGDPATPLPPVHPASAGPAPAPRAATGATPDGEPADLPPAKGSPKGIDLERLAGYLARRHPELAEGPLTASLIAGGKSNLTYLLRASDRELVLRRPPLGHVLATAHDMAREHRVISALAPTDVPVPRALLLCADPDVIGAPFYLMERVHGQVLRSRAQTDPLTDGQRRDLAMAMMDTLAALHTVDPASVGLADFGRPDGYLERQVRRWAGQLDRSRSRDLAGIDELRDALAASVPQGTVTGRIVHGDYRLDNLMATVDPVAVRAVLDWEMATLGDPLADLGLLLTYWSVLGDSDLAEGNPVADGIGPRAGFPTGAELIDRYAGRSDVDVGPLHWHVALGCFKLAVICEGIHYRHTLGQTLGGGFDRIGEMVAPLVDAGLRTLRTPA, from the coding sequence ATGACCGATCCGGCCGTCGACGCGTTCCGGCCGGGTGACCCGGCCACCCCGCTGCCCCCCGTCCACCCGGCGTCCGCCGGGCCCGCCCCCGCGCCCCGGGCCGCCACCGGGGCGACGCCGGACGGGGAGCCGGCGGACCTGCCGCCCGCGAAGGGCTCCCCCAAGGGGATCGACCTGGAGCGGCTCGCCGGCTACCTGGCGCGGCGCCACCCCGAGCTGGCCGAGGGGCCGCTGACCGCGAGCCTGATCGCCGGCGGCAAGTCCAACCTGACCTACCTGCTGCGCGCCAGCGACCGGGAGCTGGTGCTGCGCCGGCCGCCGCTGGGGCACGTGCTGGCCACCGCGCACGACATGGCCCGCGAGCACCGGGTGATCTCCGCGCTGGCCCCGACCGACGTGCCGGTGCCGCGGGCACTGCTGCTCTGCGCCGATCCCGACGTCATCGGGGCGCCGTTCTACCTGATGGAGCGGGTGCACGGGCAGGTGCTGCGCAGCCGGGCGCAGACCGACCCGCTCACCGACGGGCAGCGCCGCGACCTGGCGATGGCGATGATGGACACCCTGGCCGCGCTGCACACCGTCGACCCGGCGTCGGTCGGGCTGGCCGACTTCGGCCGCCCCGACGGCTACCTGGAACGGCAGGTACGCCGCTGGGCCGGGCAGCTCGACCGCTCCCGCAGTCGGGACCTCGCCGGCATCGACGAGCTGCGCGACGCGCTCGCCGCCAGCGTGCCGCAGGGCACGGTGACCGGGCGGATCGTGCACGGCGACTACCGGCTGGACAACCTGATGGCCACGGTCGACCCGGTGGCGGTACGCGCGGTGCTGGACTGGGAGATGGCCACGTTGGGCGATCCCCTGGCCGACCTGGGGCTGCTGCTGACGTACTGGAGCGTGCTGGGCGACAGCGACCTGGCCGAGGGGAACCCGGTGGCCGACGGCATCGGCCCGCGCGCCGGCTTCCCCACCGGCGCCGAGCTGATCGACCGGTACGCCGGCCGCAGCGACGTCGACGTCGGCCCGCTGCACTGGCACGTGGCGCTGGGCTGCTTCAAGCTGGCGGTGATCTGCGAGGGGATCCACTACCGGCACACCCTCGGGCAGACCCTCGGTGGTGGCTTCGACCGGATCGGCGAGATGGTCGCCCCGCTGGTGGACGCGGGCCTGCGCACCCTGCGTACGCCCGCCTGA